Proteins co-encoded in one Scylla paramamosain isolate STU-SP2022 chromosome 43, ASM3559412v1, whole genome shotgun sequence genomic window:
- the LOC135093775 gene encoding uncharacterized protein LOC135093775 has product MTTSYRKEHTLLKNIDTLSVYQNEVRKYLHTAHTRTNWLAGFTVFSILIGSAALAISILLLFQKLDIIQEENGKLMALQMRIEHLENLTETLVQANKQANKQIKNATPPRPSPPPPPSPPPPPTPTPPPPPPPTPTPTPPPPPPSRPTENGYIKPTEGEHAEEEEHFVRKPPLPPPDDDDEYDEGVDEGGSGEGCPLNPPQTTLSYRYEDLYNERCVSFVCVL; this is encoded by the exons ATGACCACCAGCTACAGGAAAGAACACACTTTGCTGAAGAACATTGACACCCTCAGCGTCTac CAAAATGAAGTACGAAAGTATTTACACACGGCACACACGAGGACCAATTGGCTTGCTGGGTTTACCGTCTTCTCCATCCTTATTGGCTCGGCTGCCCTCGCCATCTCAATCCTTCTCTTGTTCcag AAACTCGACATAATccaggaagaaaacgggaaactgATGGCACTGCAGATGCGTATTGAACACTTGGAGAACCTC ACCGAAACACTGgtacaagcaaacaaacaagcaaacaaacaaataaaaaatgcaacaccaccacgaccatcaccaccaccacctccatcaccaccaccaccaccaacaccaacaccaccaccaccaccaccaccaacaccaacaccaacaccaccaccaccaccaccatcaagacCAACAGAAAACGGATATATCAAACCAACAGAAGGCGAGCacgcagaagaagaggaacactTCGTCAGAAAACCGCCTCTCCCGCCtcctgatgacgatgatgaataTGACGAAGGGGTGGACGAGGGAGGGTCGGGGGAGGGGTGTCCTCTTAACCCCCCCCAGACCACTTTGTCCTATAGGTATGAggatctgtacaacgaaagatgcGTGTCCTTCGTATGTGTGCTgtag